One part of the Syngnathus acus chromosome 17, fSynAcu1.2, whole genome shotgun sequence genome encodes these proteins:
- the greb1l gene encoding GREB1-like protein isoform X5 yields the protein MGNSYAGQLKSARFEEALHNSIEASLRSSSGDPQPIFTQLYLKPEPYPANVDADVKPKVEPHSGELPAQELLTNSHSSNDAEELEEEEDSDSNSPPLPYLQTPVPEGCCTMEGFCQAGKDLRLVSMATEPVDVPTGFELVGAKSPSVAEHILVCAVDRRFLPDDNGKNALLGFSGNCVGCGEKGFRYFTEFSNHINLKLSTQPKKQKHLKYYLVKNSQGALCKGPLICWKGSKGLHPICSRSPASLLAFLSSDSKTRQLSSGAASTSKPGSSSSVSSKENGGTSANGSSPFSLSDSPPTRMTPASVFFNSPNLSRECGFIKPLGATPGNKTLPLVPTALRVNGPTNGLAVDGRPPLLSPSQVTLGAQGQAYRSPDLGDSPVSSAMNSGPPKKRHRRWHPTSMVPVPPTAVPVPAIRPVVCPPGSVVGSVVSPQAPGPGVIQPQPVSAGASVIIPDNLLNCVGVRPVLLIGHGTLPYFYGNVGEVVVSPLLVGCYKNSPLSENTLESLGLSGSQQLSVETMILLTLQYLARLGPDQIPLREELEQIVLKAMLCCPGGTAISPSQLPWLARLEASVSGGAVQVVVTHNSLGEGICESLRSLSEGPHLRQSLPTYVLIIYSSKMSGNEFCVMVLGKYQARALAEGMLTTNEFLKEISYELITGKVSVLASHFKTTSLGDNLDKQLVRYQRRRKGQVIQPFQGDVTDHIHSQEAASMSPPSDRELLGKVFQIFPTQLSVARRLLSQVCSIADSGSQNLDLGRFCKVDFLVLVPPSHILVNQTAQRIRQSGVLLDLGMEESCPPQKCDKYVVRLDADVHAKMEAFMRKVKQNPYTLFVLIHDNSHVDLTRYQTCCLKKYMYILTASLTLVSFYEDNKGRRNLARMVIKLNGNIRRMRCSYLEPIEKKRCSISPDLSSSRHFTSALSGSVCHGELQGLADRVVNCQEVLDAMNLLVLQVSCFPYTLQTRQSRISVHNEVHWPSDQSLESLPPGELAYFGLGDYSRSLQWGVASPILRCDDAFEKMVHTLLHRHPHLHSMVIRSYLLIQQYTEAMMALTSSPSLRDHITPETLAMVEDLINAPGREGSQGRGHMLLVRVPSLQLAMLARERLEDVRDKLGLQLCFAVLLGSPASEIILPRNFTCRLRAWRGCENEDWVPLTYEDLEGLPCIVILTGKDPLGETFPRSLKYSDLRLIDSSYLTRTALEQEVGLACTYVSVGVVQEPKKVAGPRESDAEKVVQDGEELERPQSNGSAATRTSGPLVENGVSSSDNTEAVPKPPACASKGVDTSGLKQECDSMGSQFPSNPPKTSSKAPPSLYSSSSSSSPSPSSSSAQRPSQSTQCGRRRHPKPAARVSPRTVIMSRPAYNLLSADSGSQLSSFSLLPHADMAWSSPLRPPVTASLHGWEQSAHYRRWSVAKQHHADYEAPSTSHPRRLLLSGPPQVGKTGAYLQFLRILFRMLIRLLEVDVFDEEESDEEEANEETSKVATGVNAQWPDIEDIRKLPFDPNPRGSKFRKASPVHCDKTPKRSRVLKEEDESQSEAKQETKSIRLTRFAAHNAFHHCEQCHHYCDASPATQLSECTFHAFTFCSSMLGEEVQLQFVIPKDKEQHFVFSQQGSHLESMRLPLVSTKDPDLLKSPIFTPTTGRQEHGLLNIYHAMEGAAHLHILVVKHFELPHYRKYWPNHILLVLPAMFNNSGVGAARFMIKELSYHNLELERNRWEEQGVKRQEVWPFIAMMDDSCVLWNAQQPVDNSETSEGGGSVLTNVSLKTVLRHMETTPKIPLYAMCGARKWNSGLARKAPGRPFSRGHLHDFVLLNVDLTQNVQYDLNRYSCEEVDFNLRVNSSGLLLCRFNSFSLMKKYIPVGGNQDYMVKPKLMEMENPAPISPSQYVCAPDSEQTLLDAPAQFLLEKFLQSCSHRLFPKAVQNPNNPVLSIDSYLNISPEISVCYINSRPHSTNLNHQGLVFSGLLLYLCDSFVVSGLLKKFRFLKGATLCVICQDRSSLRQTIVRLELEDEWQFRLRDEFQTANCSEDRPLYFLTGRHV from the exons ATGGGGAATTCCTACGCCGGGCAGTTGAAGTCTGCTCGCTTCGAAGAGGCCCTGCACAACTCCATCGAGGCGTCGCTGCGCTCCAGCAGCGGAGATCCGCAACCCATCTTCACGCAGCTCTACCTGAAGCCCGAGCCTTATCCTGCCAACGTGGACG CTGACGTGAAACCCAAAGTGGAGCCCCACAGCGGCGAGCTCCCCGCCCAGGAGCTGCTGACCAACAGCCACTCATCCAATGACgcggaggagctggaggaggaagaagactcGGATAGCAACAGTCCCCCGCTGCCCTACTTGCAGACTCCTGTGCCAGAGGGCTGCTGCACTATGGAAG gatTCTGCCAGGCCGGCAAGGACCTGCGCCTAGTCTCCATGGCGACGGAGCCCGTCGATGTCCCGACGGGCTTCGAGCTGGTCGGCGCCAAGTCCCCCAGCGTGGCCGAGCACATCCTGGTGTGCGCCGTGGACCGCCGCTTTTTGCCCGACGACAACGgcaaaaatgcacttttag GTTTTTCCGGAAACTGCGTGGGCTGCGGCGAGAAGGGCTTTCGCTACTTCACCGAGTTCTCCAACCACATCAACCTGAAGCTGTCCACGCAGCCCAAGAAGCAGAAGCACTTAAAGTATTACCTGGTGAAGAACTCTCAGGGTGCTTTGTGCAAAGGACCGCTCATCTGCTGGAAAGGTAGCAAAGGTCTCCATCCCATTTGCTCCAGATCTCCAGCCTCTCTCCTGGCCTTTCTCTCTTCAGACAGTAAAACGCGGCAGTTGTCCAGCGGGGCGGCGTCCACGTCCAAACCCGGCTCGTCGTCCTCAGTCAGCAGCAAAGAGAACGGCGGAACCAGCGCAAACGGATCGTCTCCTTTCTCCCTTTCGG atTCTCCACCCACCAGAATGACGCCGGCTTCCGTGTTCTTCAATAGCCCGAATCTGAGCAGAGAGTGCGGCTTCATCAAGCCTCTCGGCGCCACGCCTGGAAACAAGACGCTCCCGCTAG TTCCCACCGCCTTGAGGGTAAACGGGCCAACAAATGGCTTGGCTGTGGACGGGCGTCCCCCCTTACTCAGCCCCTCCCAGGTCACCTTAGGAGCTCAGGGCCAAGCGTATCGAAGCCCCGACTTGGGAGACAGTCCGG TGTCATCTGCCATGAACTCCGGTCCTCCCAAGAAGCGCCATCGAAGGTGGCATCCCACTTCAATGGTCCCGGTCCCGCCCACGGCCGTCCCCGTGCCGGCCATCCGACCCGTCGTCTGCCCTCCGG GTTCTGTCGTAGGTTCTGTGGTTTCTCCCCAAGCCCCCGGGCCGGGCGTCATCCAGCCTCAGCCTGTCAGCGCGGGGGCATCCGTCATCATCCCAGACAACCTGCTCAACTGTGTGGGAGTTCGCCCCGTCCTCCTCATTG GGCACGGCACCTTACCTTATTTCTACGGCAATGTGGGGGAAGTGGTGgtgagccccctgctggtgGGCTGCTACAAGAACAGCCCACTGAGTGAGAACACATTGGAGAGCCTCGGCCTTAGCGGCAGCCAGCAGCTCAGCGTGGAGACCATGATTCTGCTCACGTTGCAGTACCTGGCACGTCTAG GTCCGGATCAGATCCCCCTTCGTGAAGAGCTGGAGCAGATCGTCCTGAAGGCCATGCTCTGCTGTCCCGGCGGTACCGCTATCTCCCCGTCCCAGCTGCCTTGGCTGGCTCGCTTGGAGGCCAGCGTTTCCGGTGGCGCGGTCCAAGTGGTGGTCACCCACAATTCGCTGGGCGAGGGCATCTGCGAGTCACTGCGCTCCCTCAGTGAGGGCCCCCACCTCCGGCAGTCGCTTCCCACCTACGTGCTTATCATATACTCCTCCAAGATGAGCGGCAACGAGTTCTGCGTGATGGTATTAG GAAAGTACCAAGCGAGGGCTTTAGCTGAAGGCATGCTGACCACCAACGAGTTCCTGAAGGAGATCAGCTACGAGCTCATCACAGGCAAAGTCAGCGTGTTGGCGTCTCACTTCAAAACCACCTCTCTAG GGGACAATCTGGACAAGCAGCTGGTGCGGTATCAGCGGCGACGGAAGGGCCAGGTCATCCAGCCCTTCCAGGGCGATGTCACTGACCACATCCACTCGCAGGAGGCCGCCAGCATGTCACCACCTTCGGACAGAG AACTGCTCGGCAAGGTCTTCCAGATCTTTCCGACGCAGTTGAGCGTGGCCCGACGCCTCCTCTCGCAGGTCTGCTCCATCGCCGACTCGGGCAGCCAGAACCTGGACTTGGGCCGCTTCTGCAAAGTAGATTTCCTGGTTCTGGTGCCGCCTTCTCACATTTTGGTCAACCAGACGGCACAGCGCATACGACaatcag GCGTCCTGTTGGACTTGGGGATGGAAGAGTCATGCCCGCCTCAGAAGTGCGACAAGTACGTGGTGCGCCTGGACGCTGACGTGCACGCCAAGATGGAGGCCTTTATGAGGAAAGTCAAACAGAACCCGTACACGCTGTTCGTCCTTATCCACGACAACTCTCATGTTGACCTCACCAGGTATCAGACatgctgtttaaaaaaatacatgtataTTTTGACTGCCAGTCTGACCTTGGTCTCTTTTTATGAAGATAACAAAGGGAGGAGGAATTTAGCCCGCATGGTGATAAAACTAAACGGAAACATCCGGAGAATGCGTTGTAGTTATCTAGAACCgattgagaaaaaaagatgctcAATATCACCTGACCTTTCTTCTTCTCGTCACTTTACAAGCGCTCTGTCGGGCTCCGTGTGCCACGGAGAGCTGCAAGGTCTGGCTGACCGCGTGGTCAACTGCCAGGAGGTCCTAGATGCAATGAACCTGCTGGTGCTGCAGGTCAGCTGCTTCCCGTACACGCTGCAGACCCGCCAGTCCCGCATCAGCGTGCACAATGAAGTGCACTGGCCCTCTGATCAAAGTCTG GAGTCGCTCCCTCCCGGCGAGTTGGCCTACTTTGGGCTGGGCGACTACAGCAGATCCCTGCAGTGGGGTGTGGCCAGCCCCATTCTGCGCTGTGACGATGCCTTTGAGAAGATGGTCCACACACTCCTGCACAG ACACCCCCACTTGCACAGCATGGTGATCCGCAGCTACCTGCTCATCCAGCAGTACACGGAGGCCATGATGGCGCTCACCTCTTCGCCGTCGCTGAGAGACCACATCACGCCAGAGACTCTAGCCATGGTGGAGGACCTGATCAACGCGCCCGGCCGGGAGGGCTCGCAAGGCCGCGGACACATGCTGCTGGTGCGCGTGCCTTCGCTGCAGCTGGCCATGTTGGCACGCGAGCGGCTCGAGGACGTGcgcgacaagctgggcctccaGCTGTGCTTCGCCGTGCTGCTGGGAAGCCCCGCCTCGGAGATCATTCTGCCCAGGAACTTCACGTGTCGCCTACGG GCCTGGCGGGGATGCGAGAATGAAGACTGGGTGCCGCTCACCTACGAGGATCTGGAGGGTCTGCCTTGCATCGTCATCCTCACGGGGAAAGACCCTCTTGGAGAGACCTTCCCCAG GTCTCTGAAATACAGCGACCTGCGTCTGATAGACTCCAGCTACCTGACGCGGACGGCCCTGGAGCAGGAGGTGGGCCTGGCCTGCACCTACGTGTCAGTGGGCGTGGTCCAGGAGCCCAAGAAGGTAGCCGGCCCTCGGGAGTCGGACGCCGAGAAGGTCGTTCAGGACGGCGAGGAGCTGGAGCGACCTCAGAGCAACGGCAGCGCGGCCACCAGGACCTCAGGACCCTTGGTGGAGAACGGAGTCAGTTCATCCGACAACACGGAGGCTGTCCCGAAGCCCCCGGCCTGCGCGTCCAAAGGCGTCGACACGTCGGGCCTCAAGCAGGAATGCGACTCCATGGGCAGTCAGTTCCCCTCCAACCCTCCCAAAACCTCCTCCAAGGCCCCTCCGTCGCTGTactccagctcctcctcctcctcgccgtCGCCCTCCTCCTCGTCGGCGCAGCGACCCAGCCAGTCCACGCAAtgtggccgccgccgccaccccaAGCCGGCGGCGCGCGTGTCGCCACGTACCGTCATCATGTCGCGGCCGGCGTACAACCTGCTGTCGGCCGACTCGGGCAGCCAGCTGAGCTCCTTCTCGCTCTTGCCCCATGCCGACATGGCCTGGAGCAGCCCGCTCAGGCCCCCGGTCACGGCGAGCCTGCACGGCTGGGAGCAGAGCGCCCACTATCGCCGGTGGAGCGTCGCCAAGCAGCACCACGCCGACTACGAGGCGCCATCCACGTCGCACCCTCGACGCCTCCTCCTAAGTGGACCGCCACAG GTGGGCAAAACGGGAGCTTACCTCCAATTCCTTCGCATCTTATTCCGGATGCTCATCCGACTGTTGGAGGTCGACGTGTTTGATGAGGAAGAATCAGACGAGGAAGAGGCAAATGAAG AGACGTCCAAGGTGGCAACGGGCGTAAATGCGCAGTGGCCTGACATCGAAGACATACGCAAGCTTCCCTTTGACCCCAACCCCCGAGGCTCCAAGTTCAGGAAGGCCAGCCCCGTCCACTGCGACAAGACGCCAAAGCGCTCCAGAG TTCTGAAGGAAGAAGACGAAAGCCAAAGTGAAGCCAAGCAGGAGACCAAGTCCATACGACTCACCCGCTTCGCAGCTCACAATGCCTTTCATCACTGTGAGCAGTGTCACCATTACTGTGATGCTAGCCCTGCAACGCAG CTGTCTGAGTGCACATTCCACGCTTTCACCTTCTGCTCGTCCATGCTCGGTGAGGAGGTCCAGCTCCAGTTTGTCATTCCCAAAGACAAGGAGCAGCACTTTGTCTTCAGTCAACAGGGGAGCCACCTGGAAAGCATGCGCCTTCCTCTGGTCTCCACCAAG GACCCCGACCTGTTGAAGAGCCCCATTTTCACGCCAACGACGGGGCGCCAGGAGCACGGCCTGCTCAACATCTATCACGCCATGGAGGGCGCCGCACACCTGCACATCCTGGTGGTCAAGCACTTTGAGCTGCCCCACTACAGGAAGTACTGGCCCAACCACATCCTGCTCGTTCTGCCCGCCATGTTTAACAACTCCGGAGTCG GTGCAGCTCGCTTCATGATCAAGGAACTGTCCTACCACAACCTGGAGCTGGAGAGGAACCGGTGGGAGGAGCAAGGCGTCAAGCGGCAGGAAGTGTGGCCCTTCATCGCCATGATGGACGACTCGTGTGTGTTGTGGAACGCCCAGCAGCCCGTAGACAACAG CGAGACATCCGAGGGTGGCGGCTCAGTGCTTACCAACGTGTCCCTGAAAACGGTGCTGCGCCACATGGAGACCACGCCCAAGATCCCCCTCTACGCTATGTGTGGAGCTCGCAAGTGGAACAGCGGCCTTGCTCGCAAGGCGCCCGGCAGGCCCTTCAGCAGGGGCCACCTGCACGACTTTGTCCTGCTCAACGTGGATCTGACCCAGAACGTCCAGTACGACCTCAACCG ttacaGTTGTGAGGAGGTGGACTTCAATCTTCGGGTCAACAGCAGCGGACTCCTGCTGTGTCGCTTTAACAGCTTCAGCCTGATGAAGAAGTACATTCCAGTCGGGGGCAACCAAGACTACATGGTCAAACCCAAACTCATG GAAATGGAAAACCCCGCCCCCATCAGCCCTTCGCAGTACGTGTGCGCCCCCGACAGCGAGCAGACCCTGCTGGATGCGCCGGCCCAGTTTCtgctggaaaaattcctgcaGAGCTGCAGCCACCGATTGTTCCCCAAAGCCGTTCAGAACCCGAACAACCCGGTCCTGTCCATTGACAGCTACCTCAATATCAGCCCGGAG ATATCCGTGTGCTATATCAACTCCCGTCCACACTCCACCAACCTCAACCACCAGGGCCTGGTGTTCAGCGGCCTGCTGCTGTACCTCTGCGACTCCTTTGTCGTCTCCGGACTCCTCAAGAAGTTCCGCTTCCTCAAAG GCGCCACCTTGTGCGTCATCTGCCAGGACCGCAGCTCCCTGCGTCAGACCATCGTGCGTCTGGAGCTGGAGGACGAGTGGCAGTTTCGCCTACGCGACGAGTTCCAGACAGCCAACTGCAGCGAGGACCGACCCCTCTACTTTCTCACCGGACGCCACGTTTGA